In Canis lupus dingo isolate Sandy chromosome 12, ASM325472v2, whole genome shotgun sequence, the following proteins share a genomic window:
- the LOC112641835 gene encoding translation initiation factor IF-2-like yields MTQPGPAPSNAGRADVAGAAKRPPGPEAGGGSCGYVRGAGDAVAGRWDAACGAGRRGQAPGPGRGGGTAPTFPASGPGVRGAEPPERCLPPSSSPRPRPAARHTILAGSGSRAERLVSVGAGVSAGRRGQVERSSREKEEARGQSPVQKQVSTEAAASYVADLRGSAGTSLPTRRAVKTLFTCPAGVQDLVLPFCRSPCRARSGGYKAKGPVTHFVPV; encoded by the exons ATGACGCAGCCGGGGCCCGCG CCAAGCAACGCCGGACGCGCTGACGTCGCCGGGGCGGCAAAACGTCCGCCCGGGCCCGAGGCGGGCGGAGGCAGCTGTGGTTACGTGCGGGGGGCCGGTGACGCAGTCGCGGGGCGCTGGGACGCGGCGTGCGGAGCCGGCCGGCGGGGGCAGGCCCCAGggcccgggcgcggcggcgggaCGGCACCTACCTTCCCGGCTTCAGGTCCGGGAGTGCGGGGCGCGGAGCCGCCGGAGcgctgcctccctccttcctcctccccccgcccccgccccgcggcgcgACACACAATACTCGCCGGAAGCGGAAGCCGCGCCGAGAGGCTCGTGTCAGTGGGAGCCGGGGTGTCGGCCGGCCGCCGCGGGCAGGTCGAGCGGTCCTCGCGGGAGAAGGAGGAGGCGCGGGGCCAGAG CCCCGTCCAGAAGCAGGTGTCGACCGAGGCGGCGGCCAGTTACGTGGCCGACCTGCGGGGCTCAGCTGGCACGTCACTTCCGACTCG GCGGGCTGTAAAGACATTGTTTACCTGCCCCGCTGGAGTGCAAGACCTAGTCCTGCCATTCTGCCGCTCGCCTTGCCGAGCGAGGAGTGGAGGATACAAAGCAAAAGGCCCAGTGACCCATTTTGTTCCTGT GTGA